From the genome of bacterium, one region includes:
- the hisF gene encoding imidazole glycerol phosphate synthase subunit HisF produces MLAKRIIPCLDVKDGRVVKGVNFLNLRDAGDPVEVAHIYDEEGADELVFLDITASYEKRNIMLDVVYRTAEVAFMPVTVGGGIRTIDDIRNLLKAGADKVSINTAAVENPEFVKAASDRFGAQCIVVAIDAKRKKTSPLSWEVYIHGGRTPTGLDAIEWAQQVEKYGAGEILLTSMDRDGTQDGYDLELTAAIAEATNIPIIASGGVGTLDHLYEGLTIGKADAVLAASIFHYRTYTIREAKEYLKQKGVPIRL; encoded by the coding sequence ATGTTAGCGAAACGGATTATTCCCTGTTTAGATGTTAAAGATGGCCGGGTGGTTAAAGGAGTCAATTTCCTGAATCTCCGTGATGCCGGTGACCCGGTAGAAGTCGCGCATATCTATGATGAAGAAGGTGCGGATGAATTGGTGTTCCTGGATATCACCGCATCGTATGAGAAGCGGAATATTATGCTCGATGTGGTCTATCGGACAGCAGAAGTCGCGTTTATGCCGGTAACCGTCGGCGGTGGAATTCGAACTATAGATGATATTCGAAACCTACTTAAAGCCGGAGCGGATAAGGTTTCAATCAACACTGCAGCAGTCGAAAATCCGGAGTTTGTTAAAGCTGCATCTGACCGATTCGGAGCGCAATGTATTGTCGTAGCAATCGATGCGAAACGAAAGAAGACCAGCCCTCTTTCCTGGGAAGTATATATCCATGGAGGGAGAACACCGACTGGACTCGATGCTATCGAATGGGCACAACAGGTTGAAAAATATGGTGCTGGCGAAATCTTATTAACTAGTATGGATCGAGATGGTACGCAAGATGGCTATGATTTAGAGTTAACCGCAGCGATTGCTGAAGCAACGAATATCCCCATCATCGCTTCCGGTGGGGTCGGAACGTTAGACCATCTCTATGAAGGGTTAACCATTGGGAAAGCGGATGCGGTTTTAGCGGCATCAATTTTCCATTATCGGACTTATACGATTCGCGAAGCGAAAGAATATCTTAAACAGAAAGGTGTCCCGATACGATTATAA